Proteins from one Sphingomonas sp. HF-S4 genomic window:
- the ubiM gene encoding 5-demethoxyubiquinol-8 5-hydroxylase UbiM: MDCDVIIVGAGPAGLALARSLADTGLDIVVVERQPLAAIADPCFDGREIALTHGSADILTRLGAWDLIPEDEISPLRAARVLNGGSPFALDFDASGEEPLGWLVPNHRIRAALFDAIDGQDGLRLVTGAEVVRVQTSRAMAEVELGDGSQLRARLLVGADSRLSGIRGLLGISAEVNRLGRSMMVCRVRHPIPHHGIATEWFDHHQTMAMLPLGEGMSSAVLTLPSADIERLAALGDAELGAELTMRYSERLGPMEVAGPRVAYPLVTTWSWHFAATRAALIGDAAVGMHPVTAHGFNLGLRGADLLARLVRAAARRGRDPGATPLLRAYERRHRGASWPLYAGTNLLVRLYTEETMPARAMRHAGLRLGAKLPFVRPGIRRVLMAR; the protein is encoded by the coding sequence GTGGACTGCGACGTCATCATCGTGGGGGCAGGGCCTGCCGGGCTGGCGCTCGCCCGGTCGCTCGCCGATACCGGGCTCGATATCGTCGTCGTCGAGCGGCAGCCGCTCGCCGCGATCGCCGATCCGTGTTTCGACGGGCGAGAGATCGCGCTTACCCACGGTTCTGCCGACATCCTGACCAGGCTCGGCGCCTGGGACCTGATCCCCGAGGACGAGATATCGCCGCTCCGCGCCGCGCGCGTGCTCAACGGCGGCTCGCCCTTCGCGCTGGATTTCGATGCCAGCGGGGAGGAGCCGCTTGGCTGGCTGGTGCCCAATCATCGCATCCGCGCCGCGCTGTTCGACGCGATCGACGGGCAGGACGGGCTGCGCCTCGTCACCGGGGCGGAGGTCGTCCGGGTGCAGACCTCGCGCGCGATGGCGGAAGTCGAGCTTGGCGACGGGTCGCAGCTGCGTGCCCGGCTGCTCGTCGGGGCGGACTCGCGCCTGTCGGGCATCCGTGGCCTGCTCGGTATTTCGGCCGAGGTGAACCGGCTGGGCCGCTCGATGATGGTGTGCCGGGTTCGGCATCCGATTCCCCATCACGGCATCGCCACCGAATGGTTCGACCATCACCAGACGATGGCGATGCTGCCGCTGGGCGAAGGCATGTCTTCGGCGGTGCTGACCCTGCCGAGCGCCGATATCGAGCGACTGGCGGCGCTGGGCGATGCCGAACTGGGGGCAGAACTGACCATGCGCTATTCGGAGCGGCTGGGGCCGATGGAAGTGGCGGGGCCGCGCGTCGCCTATCCGCTGGTGACGACCTGGTCGTGGCACTTCGCGGCGACGCGGGCGGCGCTGATCGGTGACGCAGCGGTGGGGATGCACCCGGTGACCGCGCACGGCTTCAACCTGGGGCTGCGCGGGGCGGACCTGCTCGCCCGGCTGGTGCGCGCGGCGGCACGGCGCGGGCGCGATCCCGGTGCCACGCCGCTGCTGCGTGCATATGAGCGCAGGCATCGCGGCGCGAGCTGGCCGCTTTATGCCGGCACCAACCTGCTGGTGCGGCTCTATACCGAAGAGACGATGCCGGCGCGAGCGATGCGGCATGCCGGGCTGCGTCTGGGCGCGAAGCTGCCCTTCGTGCGGCCCGGAATCCGGCGGGTGCTGATGGCGCGGTGA
- the radA gene encoding DNA repair protein RadA, translating to MAKPKKRYVCQACGSVASQWQGQCADCGDWNTLVEDGGGVVTPFQAKHNLQSGGRAIQLVGLDTDIALPERMPTGISELDRALGGGFVHASATLIGGDPGIGKSTLLLQAAAKLALRGLSVAYVSGEEAADQVRLRARRLGLGDAPVQLAAATSVRDILTTLGEGPAPALLVIDSIQTMHSDLIEGAPGTVSQVRASSQELIRFAKERGTALVLVGHVTKDGSIAGPRVLEHMVDTVLAFEGERSHQYRILRAVKNRFGGTDEIGVFAMQTEGLSEVGNPSSLFLTERDESVTGTIVFPALEGTRPVLVEVQALTVRLASGATPRRAVVGWDSGRLAMVLAVLEARCGLSFSACEVYLNVSGGYRVQDPAADLAVAAALVSALAERPLAADAVAFGEIALSGEVRPVAHGALRCREAAKLGFGRALAPAAQADTGGLQLAGFKNLAAFVDHLLGR from the coding sequence ATGGCGAAGCCCAAGAAGCGATATGTGTGCCAGGCGTGCGGATCGGTCGCGTCGCAATGGCAGGGGCAGTGCGCCGATTGCGGCGACTGGAACACGCTGGTCGAGGACGGCGGCGGGGTGGTCACCCCGTTCCAGGCCAAGCACAATCTCCAGTCGGGCGGGCGGGCGATCCAACTGGTCGGGCTCGACACCGATATCGCGCTGCCCGAGCGGATGCCGACCGGGATTTCGGAGCTCGACCGTGCATTGGGCGGCGGGTTCGTCCATGCCTCGGCGACGTTGATCGGCGGCGATCCGGGGATCGGCAAGTCGACCCTGCTGCTCCAGGCCGCGGCGAAGCTGGCGCTGCGTGGGCTGAGCGTCGCCTATGTCTCGGGCGAGGAGGCGGCGGACCAGGTGCGGCTGCGCGCGCGGCGGCTGGGGCTGGGCGATGCGCCGGTCCAGCTCGCCGCGGCGACGTCGGTGCGCGATATCCTCACCACGCTGGGCGAAGGCCCGGCGCCGGCGCTGCTGGTGATCGATTCGATCCAGACGATGCATTCGGACCTGATCGAAGGCGCGCCGGGAACGGTGAGCCAGGTGCGCGCGAGCTCGCAGGAACTGATCCGCTTCGCCAAGGAACGCGGGACCGCGCTGGTGCTGGTCGGCCACGTCACCAAGGACGGCAGCATCGCCGGGCCGCGCGTGCTCGAACACATGGTCGATACCGTGCTCGCGTTCGAAGGCGAGCGCAGCCACCAGTATCGCATCCTGCGCGCAGTCAAGAACCGCTTCGGCGGCACCGACGAGATCGGCGTGTTCGCGATGCAGACCGAGGGGCTGAGCGAAGTCGGCAACCCTTCTTCGCTGTTCCTCACCGAGCGCGACGAAAGCGTCACCGGCACGATCGTCTTCCCCGCGCTGGAGGGCACGCGTCCGGTGCTTGTCGAGGTCCAGGCGCTGACCGTGCGGCTGGCGAGCGGGGCGACCCCGCGGCGCGCGGTTGTCGGCTGGGATTCGGGAAGGCTGGCGATGGTGCTCGCGGTGCTCGAGGCGCGCTGCGGGCTGAGCTTCTCGGCGTGCGAAGTCTATCTCAACGTCTCGGGCGGCTATCGGGTGCAGGATCCCGCGGCCGACCTTGCCGTGGCGGCCGCGCTGGTCTCGGCGCTGGCCGAGCGGCCGCTGGCGGCCGATGCGGTGGCGTTCGGCGAGATCGCGCTGTCGGGCGAAGTGCGTCCGGTGGCGCATGGCGCGCTGCGTTGTCGCGAGGCGGCCAAGCTGGGGTTCGGGCGTGCGCTGGCGCCGGCGGCGCAGGCGGATACTGGGGGGCTCCAGCTTGCCGGGTTCAAGAACCTCGCGGCGTTCGTGGATCACCTGCTGGGGCGCTAG
- a CDS encoding DUF2218 domain-containing protein: MTITTTSASALVPTASASKYLQQLCKHWEHNLQVEFTPENGTVIFPRDARGADHPGDAVVTFNVAETGLEVRIDASSDEQLEGLKGAVARHLDRFAFREAPLAFDWR, encoded by the coding sequence ATGACGATCACGACGACGAGCGCATCGGCGCTGGTGCCCACGGCGAGCGCGAGCAAATACCTCCAGCAGCTGTGCAAGCATTGGGAGCATAACCTCCAGGTCGAGTTCACCCCCGAGAACGGCACGGTGATCTTCCCGCGCGATGCGCGCGGCGCCGATCATCCCGGCGACGCGGTGGTGACGTTCAACGTCGCCGAGACCGGGCTCGAGGTGCGGATCGACGCATCGAGCGACGAGCAGCTCGAGGGATTGAAGGGCGCCGTCGCGCGCCATCTCGATCGTTTTGCGTTCCGCGAGGCGCCACTGGCGTTCGACTGGCGGTAA
- a CDS encoding DNA-deoxyinosine glycosylase — protein MSERKHSFPPVVDARVRLLVLGSLPGERSLAERRYYAHPQNQFWRLISPAAGRDLPALPYEDRLAALLAAHIGLWDVVASATRPGSTDAAMRDIEGHDVAGLAATLPDLRAIAFNGGTALRHGRKQLGAAADRYAIVALPSSSPLHTIGFEAKAPAWAALSHYLA, from the coding sequence GTGAGCGAACGCAAGCACAGCTTCCCGCCCGTCGTCGACGCGCGCGTCCGCCTGCTTGTCCTGGGCTCGCTGCCGGGCGAGCGCTCGCTCGCCGAGCGGCGCTATTATGCGCATCCGCAAAACCAGTTCTGGCGGCTGATCTCCCCGGCTGCCGGGCGCGACCTGCCTGCCCTCCCCTATGAAGACCGCCTCGCCGCTCTCCTCGCCGCGCATATCGGGCTATGGGACGTCGTCGCCAGCGCCACCCGCCCCGGCAGCACCGACGCCGCGATGCGCGATATCGAGGGCCACGACGTGGCCGGCCTTGCCGCCACGCTGCCCGATCTCCGCGCGATCGCGTTCAACGGCGGCACGGCGCTGCGCCACGGCCGCAAGCAACTCGGCGCTGCCGCCGATCGCTACGCCATCGTCGCGCTGCCTTCGAGCAGCCCGCTCCACACGATCGGCTTCGAGGCCAAGGCGCCCGCCTGGGCGGCGCTTTCGCACTATCTTGCCTAG
- a CDS encoding acetamidase/formamidase family protein: protein MTRLLAIMVLAALPTVSHAQTGQWVVATDRWGNKEYSTLNLLADGKMLTGDWDGDRLSGSVRGQSIAFTVTDARGQTYRFDGAIDRTSLRGTADFPDSNDPAARVRHAFTARRVPDRSAPGPRIHDFRPTDYSNSFSPDRPPVLTIWPGDTVRTTTVDSGGVDADGVTRALFGNPQTGPFFVAGAAQGDTLAIHITRLRLNRDWADSLDSIVGRGLGTVLVPDAQRLGKAVRWRLDREAGYATPEGASGALKAFRVPLRPMLGGLGLASGFGMPPLSTGDTGRAGGNMDFPEIVEGNVVYLPVQQPGALLYLGDAHARQGDGETSQYALETSMDVEFSVALIKRKAVPMPRVESATELMTLGQAGSLDEALKQASTGLIQWLQQDYGLTLSEAAQVMGSAVRFTVPNLAGRSVGVAARIDKTLLPPRP from the coding sequence GTGACCCGCTTGCTTGCCATAATGGTGCTGGCCGCACTTCCCACCGTATCGCATGCGCAGACCGGGCAGTGGGTCGTCGCCACCGATCGCTGGGGGAACAAGGAATATTCGACCCTCAACCTCCTCGCCGACGGCAAGATGCTGACCGGAGACTGGGACGGCGACCGCCTCAGCGGCAGCGTCCGCGGCCAATCGATCGCTTTCACTGTCACCGACGCTCGCGGGCAAACCTATCGCTTCGACGGCGCAATCGACCGCACGAGCCTGCGCGGCACCGCGGACTTTCCCGACAGCAACGATCCTGCGGCGCGCGTCCGGCACGCCTTCACTGCACGGCGCGTGCCCGATCGATCCGCGCCAGGCCCCCGCATCCATGATTTCCGCCCAACTGATTATTCGAACAGCTTTTCGCCCGATCGCCCGCCGGTCCTGACGATCTGGCCCGGCGACACGGTCCGCACCACAACGGTCGATTCGGGCGGTGTGGATGCCGACGGCGTCACCCGCGCGCTGTTCGGAAACCCGCAGACCGGCCCGTTCTTCGTCGCCGGCGCGGCGCAGGGCGACACACTGGCGATCCATATCACGCGGCTGCGCCTCAATCGCGACTGGGCCGACAGCCTCGACAGCATCGTCGGTCGTGGGCTCGGCACTGTGCTGGTCCCCGATGCCCAACGCCTTGGCAAGGCGGTGCGCTGGCGGCTCGACCGCGAAGCCGGCTATGCGACGCCTGAGGGCGCGAGCGGCGCGCTCAAAGCCTTTCGCGTGCCGCTGCGGCCGATGCTCGGCGGACTAGGGCTGGCGAGCGGGTTCGGCATGCCGCCGCTCTCGACCGGCGATACCGGCCGCGCCGGCGGCAACATGGACTTTCCCGAAATCGTCGAAGGCAATGTCGTCTATCTGCCGGTGCAGCAACCCGGCGCCTTGCTCTATCTGGGCGATGCGCACGCGCGGCAGGGCGACGGCGAAACCTCGCAATATGCGCTGGAAACCTCGATGGACGTCGAGTTCAGCGTCGCGCTGATCAAGCGCAAGGCGGTGCCGATGCCGCGCGTCGAATCGGCCACCGAGTTGATGACGCTCGGCCAGGCGGGCTCGCTCGACGAAGCGCTCAAGCAGGCGAGCACCGGGCTGATCCAGTGGCTGCAGCAGGATTACGGCCTCACGCTATCGGAGGCGGCGCAAGTGATGGGCAGCGCGGTCCGCTTCACCGTGCCCAATCTTGCCGGCCGCAGCGTCGGCGTGGCAGCGCGGATCGACAAGACGCTGCTGCCGCCACGCCCGTGA
- a CDS encoding AsmA family protein, protein MSRRVRNSLIAAAVVAGLLVLLAGAFPVSWFRGTVERTIASRFDTPVRIGALEREDFFSFAPIVQVRDIHIAQPQWAGQGDLASVRSLRLKLRTWGLLLGKVDAEIVSAEGVRLNLVRDAQRRANWKRDGDKAEGGGGSGIEVAQVRDAVIRYRDAVQRREFTLNVAINPDTGLAAKGNGQVDGAPVTLAARAAPMRAGQPWAFDATIDGAALGLTAKGSMAGPLRTDRMEFDMTARGDDLKRIDRIIEAGLFGTQPVKLAAHVRREDDAWIVERLRGTIGVSALSGRVTARKADGRTKLDGAAHFSRLRFDDLADNEGLAKQQALTRAIGPRVVPNTRINIAKIDKTDGQIAVRIDQIVGSSTVRGIRGTLKLDDRILTIDDLRIALARGTVAGRLAVDQRAGQPKPKVTLALDMANSSISALFGGGEVDGRLDARVRLAGVGDTIREAVGRSDGTIGVAARAGALPAKMAALMGFDIGKGLLGGDKGQAALRCAVVRLSLRGGRGVTQSLLIDTSLSQSRGTGSIGFPDERLALTLTGAPKGKGILRLPGSVSVNGTISAPEIVVPKETKSVGNVFKALGRAVTGSSGPAATDADCGALVRGAIG, encoded by the coding sequence ATGTCGCGCCGCGTCCGTAACAGTCTCATCGCCGCGGCGGTCGTCGCCGGCCTGCTCGTCCTGCTGGCGGGCGCTTTCCCGGTTTCGTGGTTCCGTGGCACCGTCGAGCGCACGATCGCGAGCCGCTTCGACACGCCGGTGCGGATCGGCGCGCTCGAGCGCGAGGACTTTTTCTCATTCGCCCCAATAGTGCAGGTTCGCGACATCCATATCGCCCAGCCGCAATGGGCAGGACAGGGCGACCTTGCCTCGGTCCGCTCGCTTCGCCTCAAGCTGCGCACCTGGGGGCTTCTGCTCGGCAAGGTGGATGCCGAGATAGTGAGCGCCGAGGGCGTGCGGCTGAACCTGGTGCGCGACGCCCAGCGCCGCGCCAACTGGAAGCGGGACGGCGACAAGGCGGAAGGTGGTGGCGGTTCGGGGATCGAAGTGGCGCAGGTGCGCGACGCCGTGATCCGCTATCGCGACGCCGTCCAGCGCCGCGAATTCACCCTGAACGTCGCTATCAACCCGGACACCGGGCTGGCGGCCAAGGGCAACGGACAAGTCGATGGCGCGCCAGTGACGCTCGCCGCGCGCGCCGCCCCGATGCGCGCGGGCCAGCCCTGGGCCTTCGATGCGACGATCGACGGCGCCGCGCTAGGTCTCACTGCCAAGGGCAGCATGGCGGGACCGCTGCGCACCGACCGCATGGAATTCGACATGACCGCGCGCGGTGACGACTTGAAGCGCATCGACCGGATCATCGAGGCGGGGCTGTTCGGCACCCAGCCGGTCAAGCTCGCCGCGCATGTCCGCCGCGAGGACGATGCCTGGATCGTCGAGCGGCTGCGCGGTACGATCGGCGTGAGTGCGCTCAGCGGGCGAGTGACTGCCCGGAAAGCCGATGGGCGTACCAAGCTGGATGGCGCCGCGCATTTCAGCCGGCTGCGCTTCGACGATCTTGCCGACAACGAAGGCCTCGCCAAGCAGCAGGCGCTGACGCGGGCGATCGGGCCGAGGGTGGTGCCCAACACGCGGATCAACATCGCCAAGATCGACAAGACCGACGGCCAGATCGCGGTGCGGATCGACCAGATCGTCGGCTCGTCGACAGTGCGGGGCATACGCGGCACGCTCAAGCTCGACGACCGCATCCTGACCATCGATGATCTGCGTATCGCGCTTGCCCGCGGGACGGTCGCCGGGCGACTGGCGGTCGATCAACGCGCCGGCCAGCCCAAGCCGAAGGTCACGCTGGCGCTCGACATGGCGAACAGCAGCATTTCCGCGCTGTTCGGCGGCGGCGAAGTCGACGGGCGGCTCGATGCGCGGGTGCGATTGGCAGGCGTCGGCGATACGATCCGCGAGGCGGTCGGCCGATCGGACGGCACGATCGGCGTCGCGGCGCGCGCGGGTGCGCTGCCGGCCAAGATGGCGGCGCTGATGGGGTTCGATATCGGCAAGGGACTGCTCGGCGGCGACAAGGGACAGGCGGCGCTGCGCTGCGCGGTGGTGCGGCTGAGCCTACGCGGCGGGCGCGGCGTCACGCAGTCGCTGCTGATCGACACCAGCCTCAGCCAGAGCCGCGGCACCGGCTCCATCGGCTTCCCCGACGAGCGGCTGGCGCTCACGCTCACCGGCGCGCCCAAGGGCAAGGGCATCCTCCGCCTCCCCGGCAGCGTCAGCGTCAACGGCACGATCAGCGCGCCCGAGATCGTGGTGCCGAAGGAGACCAAGTCGGTGGGCAATGTCTTCAAGGCGCTTGGGCGGGCGGTGACCGGCAGCAGCGGCCCGGCAGCGACCGATGCCGATTGCGGCGCGCTGGTGCGCGGCGCGATCGGATAG
- a CDS encoding type II toxin-antitoxin system VapB family antitoxin, translating into MIVRAMRGNYASFVVAQAMVECGTTEVEMTVQLNIKDPETVRLARELAGATGQPVTQAIKQALEHELRRREEEVDATVTRLREIAREFRADIPEEWRGRTSKEWMEDIYDSDGLPR; encoded by the coding sequence GTGATCGTGCGCGCCATGCGGGGAAACTACGCTTCTTTCGTCGTGGCGCAAGCCATGGTAGAATGCGGCACGACCGAGGTAGAAATGACCGTTCAACTCAACATCAAGGATCCCGAGACGGTTCGCCTTGCGCGCGAACTGGCCGGTGCCACCGGCCAGCCGGTCACTCAGGCGATCAAGCAGGCGCTGGAGCATGAGCTGCGCCGCCGCGAGGAAGAGGTCGACGCGACGGTCACCAGGCTCCGCGAGATCGCGCGGGAGTTTCGGGCAGATATACCCGAGGAATGGCGCGGACGAACCTCGAAGGAATGGATGGAAGACATCTACGACTCGGACGGCCTGCCGCGGTGA
- a CDS encoding DUF962 domain-containing protein, which translates to MARTITRYADFWPYYLREHAKPETRRLHYVGTSLTFVFLGLALIWGGWWWLLVPLAGYGFAWGAHFGVEKNRPATFTYPLWSLWSDYRMFFLWVSGRLGPHLARAGVHE; encoded by the coding sequence ATGGCGCGCACGATCACCCGTTATGCCGATTTCTGGCCCTATTATCTGCGCGAGCATGCCAAGCCCGAGACGCGGCGGCTGCACTATGTGGGGACGTCGCTGACCTTCGTGTTCCTGGGGCTCGCGCTGATCTGGGGCGGCTGGTGGTGGCTGCTGGTGCCGCTCGCCGGATACGGCTTCGCCTGGGGTGCGCATTTCGGGGTGGAGAAGAACCGGCCGGCGACCTTCACCTATCCGCTCTGGTCGCTGTGGTCCGATTACCGGATGTTCTTCCTGTGGGTGAGCGGGCGTCTGGGGCCGCATCTCGCGCGGGCAGGGGTGCACGAATGA
- a CDS encoding glycosyltransferase family 4 protein translates to MQPTDLRVALFSGNYNYVRDGANQALNKLAGHLLDRGVTLRVYSPTTDTPAFAPTGDLVSVPALPVPGGRAEYKFAWHLPKTTREDLAAFKPNLVHVSAPEVLGHRAVSWARDRGIPTVASLHTRFETYPAYYGIGFVAPLMIKGLTRFYNRVDQVVTPGESMAELIRSWGVTTPVRIWSRGVDHARFTPARRDLEWRRSLGIGDDEFAIGFLGRLVLEKGLDIFADVCAALRDRGVPHRVLVIGDGPARDWFAERVPEAAFAGFQKGDDLGRAVASMDVLFNPSVTETFGNVTLEAMACGVPVVAARATGAVDLIQDGVNGYLVPPRDCEAYADAIARLVADPALHKAQGAAGHAKAQAYVWEAVNEKVIDTYLEVMARRGG, encoded by the coding sequence ATGCAGCCCACCGACCTCCGCGTCGCCCTGTTCAGCGGCAATTACAATTATGTCCGCGACGGTGCGAACCAGGCGCTCAACAAGCTCGCCGGGCATTTGCTCGATCGCGGGGTGACGCTGCGGGTCTATTCGCCGACCACCGACACCCCCGCCTTCGCACCCACCGGCGACCTCGTCAGCGTTCCCGCGCTCCCCGTCCCGGGTGGCCGCGCCGAATACAAGTTCGCCTGGCATTTGCCCAAAACGACGCGCGAGGATCTCGCCGCGTTCAAGCCCAACCTCGTCCATGTCTCGGCGCCCGAAGTGCTCGGCCATCGCGCGGTGAGCTGGGCGCGCGACCGCGGCATCCCGACCGTCGCCTCGCTCCACACCCGTTTCGAGACCTATCCGGCTTATTACGGCATCGGCTTCGTCGCGCCGCTGATGATCAAGGGGCTGACGCGCTTCTACAACCGCGTCGACCAGGTCGTGACCCCCGGCGAGTCGATGGCCGAGCTGATCCGCAGTTGGGGCGTCACCACCCCGGTGCGGATCTGGTCGCGCGGAGTCGACCATGCCCGCTTCACCCCGGCGCGCCGCGACCTCGAATGGCGCCGCAGCCTCGGCATCGGCGACGACGAGTTCGCGATCGGCTTTCTCGGGCGGCTGGTGCTCGAGAAGGGGCTCGACATCTTCGCCGACGTCTGCGCCGCGCTGCGCGACCGCGGCGTGCCGCACCGCGTGCTGGTGATCGGCGACGGCCCGGCGCGCGACTGGTTCGCCGAGCGCGTCCCAGAAGCAGCCTTTGCCGGCTTCCAGAAGGGCGACGATCTCGGCCGCGCCGTCGCCTCGATGGACGTGCTGTTCAACCCGTCGGTGACCGAGACTTTCGGCAACGTCACGCTGGAAGCGATGGCGTGCGGCGTCCCCGTGGTGGCGGCACGCGCGACCGGCGCGGTCGATTTGATCCAGGACGGGGTCAACGGCTATCTCGTCCCGCCCCGCGATTGCGAAGCCTATGCGGATGCGATCGCGCGGCTCGTCGCCGATCCCGCGCTCCACAAGGCGCAGGGCGCAGCGGGCCATGCCAAGGCGCAGGCCTATGTGTGGGAGGCGGTCAACGAGAAGGTGATCGACACCTATCTCGAGGTGATGGCGCGCCGCGGCGGCTGA
- a CDS encoding PadR family transcriptional regulator, which translates to MRFGFHHGPHGGHRCGGRHGGPGGWGRGFGGGRGWGMPEGGRGGGRGRRMFDGGELRLVLLKLIEEQPRHGYDLIREIEERSGGAYAPSPGVIYPTLTLLDDMGLVEARAEGARKAFAITEAGSAELSEKAEEVAALFERLAALGEQHARTSGGPIRRAMGNLRAVLQERLGGSEVDPETLHDVAAILDEAARKIERL; encoded by the coding sequence ATGCGATTTGGATTTCATCACGGCCCGCATGGCGGGCACCGCTGCGGCGGACGGCATGGCGGTCCGGGCGGCTGGGGGCGTGGCTTCGGCGGCGGACGCGGCTGGGGCATGCCCGAAGGCGGCCGCGGCGGCGGGCGCGGGCGGCGGATGTTCGACGGCGGCGAGCTGCGGCTGGTGCTGCTCAAGCTCATCGAGGAGCAGCCGCGCCACGGCTACGACCTGATCCGCGAGATCGAGGAGCGTTCGGGCGGCGCCTATGCGCCGAGCCCCGGCGTGATCTATCCGACGCTGACGCTGCTCGACGACATGGGACTGGTCGAGGCCAGGGCCGAGGGCGCGCGAAAGGCGTTCGCGATCACCGAGGCCGGCAGCGCCGAGCTTTCGGAGAAGGCCGAGGAAGTGGCGGCGCTGTTCGAGCGGCTCGCGGCGCTCGGCGAGCAGCATGCCCGCACCAGCGGCGGCCCGATTCGCCGTGCGATGGGCAATTTGCGCGCCGTGCTGCAGGAGCGACTCGGCGGTTCGGAAGTTGATCCAGAGACGCTGCACGACGTCGCCGCGATCCTCGACGAGGCGGCACGGAAGATCGAGCGGCTCTGA
- a CDS encoding replication-associated recombination protein A: MADLFATDEQTAPTEAPTTGPLADRLRPRQLDQVVGQEHLTGPEGAIGRMVAAGKLSSIILWGPPGTGKTTIARLLADAVGLRFVAISAVFSGVADLKKVFAEAREYARMGRKTLLFVDEIHRFNRAQQDGFLPYVEDGTVTLVGATTENPSFELNAALLSRAQVLILQRLDHKALCKLLDRGEELEERPLPLTPEARDALVASADGDGRFLLNQAETLFSVTFEAPLTPAALGDFLQRRVAVYDKDREGHYNLISALHKSIRGSDPQAALYYLARMLTAGEEPLYVLRRLTRAAVEDIGLADPQALVQCIAAKDTYDFLGSPEGELAIAQACLYLATAPKSNAAYAAQKAAWRSAKETGSLMPPQNILNAPTKLMKQIGYGKGYTYDHDAEGGFSGDNYWPDEMTPQTFYAPTDRGHEKRIAERIAWWNEMREKRRGD; this comes from the coding sequence ATGGCTGATCTCTTCGCCACCGACGAACAAACTGCCCCCACCGAGGCGCCGACCACCGGCCCGCTCGCCGACCGGCTGCGCCCCCGGCAGCTCGACCAGGTCGTCGGCCAGGAGCATCTCACCGGCCCCGAGGGAGCGATCGGGCGGATGGTCGCCGCGGGCAAGCTCAGCTCGATCATCCTCTGGGGCCCGCCGGGCACCGGCAAGACCACGATCGCGCGGCTCCTCGCCGACGCCGTGGGGCTGCGCTTCGTCGCGATCTCGGCGGTGTTCTCGGGCGTGGCGGATCTGAAGAAGGTATTCGCCGAGGCGCGCGAATATGCCCGGATGGGCCGGAAAACGCTGTTGTTCGTCGACGAGATCCACCGCTTCAATCGTGCCCAGCAGGACGGCTTCCTCCCCTATGTCGAGGACGGCACCGTCACCTTGGTCGGCGCGACCACCGAGAACCCGTCGTTCGAACTCAACGCGGCGTTGCTCAGCCGCGCGCAGGTGCTGATTCTCCAGCGGCTCGATCATAAAGCCCTGTGCAAGCTGCTCGACCGCGGCGAGGAACTTGAGGAGCGCCCGCTGCCGCTCACGCCGGAGGCACGCGACGCGCTGGTCGCCAGCGCCGATGGCGACGGCCGCTTCCTGCTCAACCAGGCGGAAACGCTGTTCTCGGTGACGTTCGAGGCACCGCTGACCCCCGCCGCGCTCGGCGACTTCCTCCAGCGCCGCGTCGCAGTCTACGACAAGGATCGCGAGGGGCATTACAACCTCATCTCGGCGCTGCATAAGTCGATCCGCGGCAGCGACCCCCAGGCGGCGCTCTATTATCTCGCGCGGATGCTCACCGCGGGCGAGGAACCGCTCTACGTGCTGCGCCGCCTCACCCGCGCGGCGGTCGAGGATATCGGACTCGCCGATCCGCAGGCACTGGTCCAGTGCATCGCCGCCAAGGACACGTACGACTTTCTCGGCTCGCCCGAGGGCGAGCTCGCGATCGCGCAGGCGTGCCTCTATCTCGCCACTGCGCCCAAATCGAACGCGGCCTATGCGGCGCAGAAGGCGGCGTGGCGCTCGGCGAAGGAAACGGGGTCGCTGATGCCGCCGCAGAACATCCTCAATGCGCCCACCAAGCTGATGAAGCAGATCGGCTATGGCAAGGGCTATACCTACGACCACGATGCCGAGGGCGGATTTTCGGGCGACAATTACTGGCCCGACGAGATGACGCCGCAGACCTTCTACGCGCCCACCGACCGCGGCCACGAGAAGCGCATTGCCGAGCGGATCGCGTGGTGGAACGAGATGCGCGAGAAGCGGCGGGGGGATTGA
- a CDS encoding type II toxin-antitoxin system VapC family toxin produces MILDTSAIMAIVLNEGESEAFLRAIATAPVRRMSVGTWVELGVVVQRRHPARAPVVDTLLRSGRVLSEPASVEQAEIAREAYRIYGQASGHRARLNFGDCFAYALAKATGEPLLFKGDDFVHTDVTSAA; encoded by the coding sequence GTGATCCTCGACACGTCCGCGATCATGGCGATCGTGTTGAACGAGGGGGAAAGCGAAGCCTTTCTTCGCGCAATCGCTACGGCGCCGGTACGCCGGATGTCGGTCGGCACTTGGGTCGAGCTCGGGGTCGTGGTCCAGCGCCGGCATCCCGCACGGGCGCCGGTCGTCGACACGCTGCTTCGCAGCGGTCGCGTCCTCTCCGAACCGGCATCGGTCGAGCAGGCTGAGATCGCCCGCGAGGCGTACCGCATCTACGGACAAGCGTCGGGCCACCGCGCCCGCCTCAATTTTGGCGATTGCTTCGCCTATGCCCTCGCCAAGGCCACCGGCGAGCCGTTGCTCTTCAAGGGCGACGACTTCGTCCATACCGACGTCACCTCCGCCGCGTGA